A part of Elusimicrobiaceae bacterium genomic DNA contains:
- a CDS encoding TolC family protein, which produces MKNIKILTAILILPWLGAAAGAEIVTDALTWTDCVEAALRGNPSLYVSKYGKEADEYAYRAALNGYLPQLSLGYSGTRSGEPGSSNWRLGLSASETLFSAQTGSSIRIKRATVKKDEVALLGASASARYQLRAAFVNLIYAQENIDVLTGIHKLRASNAEMIRMRYEGGRESKGNMMRSSAQAEKSRLDIVNAARNLVSARRELMSAMGMDEYREFTASGALADLPAETGIDVNAAALANPDVKVNALALEIAKEQVTSAASALFPTLSASQSVNWSGDSMEPKDRSWSAGVALNLPIFSNGITYVYNNVKSARSQVKQSEETYRKTLLSVRTDLQLAQATLEQAHDNMTSSKLFLAAAEQRHKEATVQYLNGALSFDIWEGVEQELVSAQQDYLSALKSVNIAKAALEKLLGAPLSD; this is translated from the coding sequence ATGAAAAACATAAAAATTTTAACCGCAATTCTGATTCTGCCGTGGCTGGGCGCTGCAGCCGGGGCGGAGATTGTTACCGATGCATTGACATGGACCGACTGCGTTGAGGCTGCTTTGCGAGGCAATCCGTCGCTTTATGTGTCGAAATACGGCAAGGAAGCGGATGAATACGCTTACCGGGCCGCGCTGAACGGATATCTGCCGCAGTTGAGCCTTGGTTATTCTGGAACCCGCTCCGGCGAGCCGGGCAGCAGCAACTGGCGGCTGGGGCTGAGCGCTTCGGAAACACTGTTCAGCGCGCAGACCGGTTCCTCCATCAGGATAAAACGCGCTACCGTGAAAAAGGACGAAGTGGCTTTGCTGGGAGCTTCGGCTTCGGCCCGATACCAGCTGCGGGCCGCTTTTGTCAACCTTATATATGCTCAGGAAAACATTGATGTGCTGACCGGGATTCATAAACTGCGCGCCAGCAACGCCGAGATGATCCGTATGCGCTATGAAGGCGGCCGGGAAAGCAAAGGCAACATGATGCGCTCGTCCGCCCAGGCGGAAAAGAGCCGGCTGGACATAGTAAACGCCGCGCGCAATCTGGTGAGCGCGCGGCGGGAACTTATGTCGGCGATGGGGATGGACGAGTACCGCGAGTTCACCGCATCGGGTGCGCTTGCCGACCTGCCCGCGGAAACGGGCATTGACGTGAACGCGGCGGCGCTGGCTAACCCGGATGTGAAAGTAAACGCGCTTGCCCTTGAAATCGCGAAAGAACAGGTCACCAGCGCGGCTTCGGCGCTGTTTCCCACCCTGTCGGCTTCCCAGAGCGTTAACTGGTCGGGCGACAGCATGGAGCCGAAAGACCGGAGCTGGAGCGCCGGCGTGGCTTTGAACCTGCCGATTTTTTCAAACGGCATCACCTATGTATATAACAATGTGAAAAGCGCGCGCAGCCAAGTGAAGCAGAGCGAGGAAACCTACCGCAAAACGCTTTTGAGCGTGCGGACCGACCTGCAGCTGGCTCAGGCGACGCTTGAGCAGGCGCACGATAACATGACCAGCTCGAAACTGTTTCTTGCCGCCGCCGAACAGCGGCATAAGGAAGCGACGGTGCAGTACTTGAACGGCGCGCTGTCTTTTGATATCTGGGAAGGCGTGGAGCAGGAGCTGGTTTCCGCGCAGCAGGATTACCTGTCCGCGCTCAAATCAGTCAATATTGCAAAAGCCGCGCTTGAGAAACTGCTGGGCGCGCCGCTTTCCGATTAA
- a CDS encoding efflux RND transporter periplasmic adaptor subunit — MKKLSVLIIIFAVAGAGFYFYKTKTARKNGVVHYAAVTAARDIIRDTVETTGEVAPLNRVEVKPSVAGRVDRLLVDEGAFVKKGQILAYMSSTDRVAILDAARASGEDVAKWEDTYKPTPIISPLSGTIILRNVVPGETVTATTVLYAIADDLIVVASVDETDVGRVKVGQKTEISLDAYSDKKVRGSVFQILYEGTNSSNVITYKTKVRPVNTPSYFKSQMTANISIITDQKSSLVLPWDAVQENADGSKYVITRTVPDLQKTPVTTGIQSGNNVEILSGLKDGDTVYMKQADYAPQVADTKGGLMSFPKRSERKTAVTLSNGKNKGKKVNASKNDGPPPM, encoded by the coding sequence ATGAAAAAACTTTCAGTGCTGATCATTATTTTTGCCGTAGCGGGCGCGGGGTTCTATTTTTATAAAACCAAAACCGCCAGGAAAAACGGGGTGGTGCATTATGCGGCGGTGACCGCGGCTCGCGATATAATACGCGACACGGTGGAAACCACCGGCGAAGTCGCGCCGCTTAACAGGGTGGAGGTCAAACCCTCGGTCGCCGGCCGGGTTGACAGGCTGCTGGTGGACGAGGGCGCGTTCGTGAAAAAAGGCCAGATACTGGCTTATATGAGCTCGACCGATCGCGTCGCGATTCTTGACGCGGCACGCGCTTCCGGCGAGGATGTGGCGAAATGGGAAGACACCTATAAACCGACCCCGATAATTTCGCCGCTGAGCGGCACGATAATTCTGCGCAACGTGGTGCCCGGCGAAACGGTAACGGCGACAACCGTGCTGTATGCCATAGCGGACGATCTGATCGTGGTCGCCAGCGTGGACGAGACCGATGTGGGCCGTGTGAAAGTCGGCCAGAAAACGGAAATTTCGCTGGACGCTTACTCCGACAAAAAAGTGCGCGGCTCGGTTTTCCAGATTCTGTACGAGGGCACCAATTCCAGCAATGTCATCACCTATAAGACAAAGGTCCGGCCGGTTAACACCCCGTCCTATTTCAAATCGCAGATGACGGCCAATATCAGCATCATTACGGACCAGAAAAGCAGTCTGGTCCTGCCGTGGGACGCCGTGCAGGAGAATGCGGATGGCAGCAAATATGTCATTACGCGCACAGTTCCCGACTTGCAGAAAACTCCGGTTACCACCGGCATCCAGTCGGGCAATAACGTGGAAATCCTGTCCGGGCTCAAAGACGGCGATACCGTGTATATGAAGCAGGCGGATTACGCGCCGCAGGTGGCTGACACCAAAGGCGGGCTGATGTCGTTTCCCAAGCGCAGCGAGCGCAAAACCGCCGTCACGCTCAGCAACGGCAAGAACAAAGGCAAAAAAGTGAACGCAAGCAAAAATGACGGGCCGCCGCCCATGTAG
- a CDS encoding ABC transporter permease, with amino-acid sequence MKTIPLIEIKGIKKIYELGDSELEILKGIDLTVEEGEFIAIMGPSGSGKSTLMHILGLLDRPSAGEYRIGGQDVLCLGDYQTAQLRSKLLGFVFQQFNLLARLSATDNVALPLIYSRGRNRRERGEQLLGEVGLSDRTEHRPTQLSGGQQQRVAIARALVNNPKIIFADEPTGNLASVQADEIMRMLRELNDKGITVILVTHEPDIAHCADRIIHIKDGQLFSDEVLRPHAPKEAPVPLRKLNTAKPLVLPPAELAEHFGSAIRSVLSNKMRSALTMLGVIIGVAAIIAMVAVGTGAQKSIEKNLASLGSNQLMLRSAGRGFRGVSGSAGSISRITLDDIKAIAENKALVKYVDPQVSGSAQAVYGNKNVNTTVTGTSVNYAPMKNAVPVYGRFFTETENRKLEKVAVIGQTVATNLFGTENPVGKLIKINRKNFRVVGVLPLKGSGGGHDNDDVIVIPINTAMRRLLGNKYVSMAWIEGTSLEALGDAQDYVLQLMITRHRVPESQLDTSYSVTNMAEMVSALTSTTKTFGLLLGIIAGISLLVGGIGIMNIMLVSVSERTREIGLRKAIGADSSAILTQFLIEASVLSLGGGLIGILLGSSSAIIISKVANWLVLVSPMSVVMAAGFSAGVGIVFGFWPAKKASDLSPIEALRYE; translated from the coding sequence ATGAAAACGATTCCGCTGATAGAGATAAAAGGAATAAAGAAAATCTACGAGCTGGGCGATTCCGAGCTCGAGATTCTCAAAGGCATAGACCTGACCGTAGAGGAAGGCGAATTCATCGCCATCATGGGGCCGTCGGGTTCGGGCAAGTCCACGCTGATGCATATTCTCGGCCTGCTGGACCGGCCGAGCGCGGGCGAGTACCGGATCGGCGGGCAGGACGTGCTGTGTCTGGGCGATTACCAGACCGCGCAGCTGCGCTCCAAACTGCTGGGTTTCGTGTTTCAGCAGTTTAACCTGCTGGCGCGCCTCAGCGCGACGGACAACGTGGCTTTGCCGCTCATTTATTCGCGCGGCAGGAACCGGCGCGAGCGGGGCGAGCAGCTGCTTGGCGAAGTGGGTCTGTCAGACAGAACCGAACACCGTCCCACCCAGCTGTCCGGCGGGCAGCAGCAGCGCGTGGCGATCGCCCGCGCGCTGGTGAACAATCCGAAAATCATTTTCGCGGACGAGCCGACCGGAAATCTGGCTTCCGTCCAGGCCGACGAAATCATGCGCATGCTGCGCGAGCTGAACGACAAGGGCATTACCGTCATTCTGGTCACACACGAACCCGATATCGCCCACTGCGCCGACCGGATCATCCATATAAAAGACGGGCAGCTTTTTTCCGATGAAGTGCTTCGCCCGCACGCGCCCAAAGAGGCGCCCGTGCCGCTGCGGAAACTCAACACGGCGAAACCGCTTGTCCTGCCGCCGGCGGAACTGGCGGAGCATTTCGGTTCGGCGATCCGGTCCGTTCTGTCGAACAAGATGCGCTCCGCGCTGACTATGCTGGGCGTGATTATCGGCGTGGCCGCTATTATCGCAATGGTGGCGGTGGGCACCGGGGCGCAGAAATCAATCGAGAAAAACCTTGCCTCGCTCGGCTCGAACCAGCTGATGCTGAGGTCTGCCGGCCGCGGGTTCCGGGGCGTATCCGGCAGCGCGGGCAGCATCAGCCGCATTACGCTTGACGACATCAAGGCCATTGCCGAAAACAAGGCGCTGGTGAAATACGTTGATCCGCAGGTAAGCGGCTCAGCCCAGGCGGTTTACGGCAACAAAAACGTGAATACCACGGTAACGGGCACAAGCGTTAACTACGCGCCCATGAAGAACGCCGTTCCGGTTTACGGACGGTTCTTCACGGAAACCGAAAACCGCAAGCTGGAGAAAGTGGCGGTTATCGGGCAGACCGTGGCGACCAATCTGTTCGGAACCGAAAACCCTGTCGGAAAACTTATCAAGATCAACCGCAAGAATTTCCGCGTGGTGGGAGTGCTGCCGCTTAAGGGCTCCGGCGGCGGGCATGACAACGACGACGTGATCGTCATTCCCATCAACACGGCCATGCGCCGGCTGCTCGGCAACAAATACGTTTCGATGGCCTGGATCGAGGGCACCTCGCTGGAAGCGCTCGGCGACGCGCAGGATTATGTGCTGCAGCTCATGATCACGCGCCACCGCGTGCCGGAAAGCCAGCTCGACACTTCCTACAGCGTGACCAACATGGCGGAAATGGTTTCCGCGCTTACTTCCACCACCAAGACCTTCGGCCTGCTGCTGGGCATTATAGCGGGCATTTCGCTGCTGGTGGGCGGAATAGGGATCATGAACATAATGCTTGTCAGCGTGAGCGAACGCACCCGCGAGATCGGTTTGAGAAAGGCGATCGGGGCGGATTCCTCCGCCATTCTGACCCAGTTTCTGATAGAAGCGTCGGTGCTGTCGCTGGGCGGCGGGCTGATAGGAATACTGCTGGGCTCAAGTTCGGCGATCATTATTTCCAAAGTCGCCAACTGGCTGGTGCTAGTTTCGCCCATGTCGGTTGTGATGGCCGCCGGTTTTTCGGCGGGAGTCGGCATTGTTTTCGGGTTCTGGCCGGCGAAAAAAGCGTCAGATCTGTCGCCTATCGAAGCGCTGCGCTATGAATAA
- a CDS encoding DUF6485 family protein, whose translation MDCKQNSNRAHCPCPYTPCPRKGLCCECIAYHRSCGELPACCFSREAERSYDRSAENFIRDTKHKQKEF comes from the coding sequence ATGGACTGCAAACAGAATTCCAACCGCGCACATTGCCCCTGCCCCTATACGCCTTGTCCGCGCAAAGGGCTGTGCTGTGAATGCATCGCCTATCACCGTTCGTGCGGCGAACTGCCCGCCTGCTGCTTTAGCAGGGAGGCGGAGCGCAGTTATGACCGGTCGGCTGAAAATTTCATTCGTGACACCAAACATAAACAAAAGGAGTTTTGA
- a CDS encoding Rid family detoxifying hydrolase has product MQKKLIGVDASAKNTLPYSPGVEVDGVLYTSGMLPIDSVTGEIVGGDVKAQTRQVLENLDNLLKSAGYTRSDVVKTAVFMTDLSHFAAMNELYAEFFSKNFPARTTVQVGALPRGAMVEIELIARK; this is encoded by the coding sequence ATGCAAAAGAAACTGATCGGGGTGGACGCTTCCGCGAAAAACACTTTGCCGTATTCGCCGGGCGTTGAAGTGGACGGCGTGCTATATACTTCCGGCATGCTGCCGATAGATTCGGTGACCGGCGAGATCGTGGGCGGCGACGTGAAGGCTCAAACCCGGCAGGTGCTGGAAAATCTCGACAATCTGCTTAAATCCGCCGGCTATACCCGCTCCGATGTGGTGAAAACCGCGGTTTTCATGACCGATCTGAGCCATTTCGCGGCGATGAACGAGCTGTACGCGGAATTTTTCTCAAAAAACTTTCCCGCCCGGACCACCGTGCAGGTCGGCGCGCTGCCGCGCGGCGCGATGGTGGAGATCGAGCTGATCGCCCGGAAATAG